The following coding sequences are from one Humulus lupulus chromosome X, drHumLupu1.1, whole genome shotgun sequence window:
- the LOC133805385 gene encoding protein NRT1/ PTR FAMILY 5.10-like — MDLSTSSRTADEETLLLNDTVDGVVDHKGHPVLRFTSGGWRSAGFIIGVEVAERFAYYGIESNLISYLTGPLGQSTASAAANVNAWAGVSSLLPLFGAFVADSFLGRYRTIIVANLLYIMGLGLLSLSAILPTAGASGCQTNRTLPCLPSQIQLIVFFFSLYLVAIAQSGHKPCVQAFGADQFDGQDPQECKARSSFFNWWYFGICGGSLGTVLIVSYVQENISWALGFGIPCIAMVLGLFVFLLGTKTYRYTVMRDEKNPFLRIGRVLIAAFSNRGTSPSLEATKEGNLPHQSHEQFKFLNKALLSPDGLNQDGRVFGVVDVEEAKAVLRLVPIWGTCLVYGIVFAQVPTFFTKQGATMQRTIWPGFDIPPASLQSVVSLAIFFVIPIYDRGIVPVARAFTGRPSGITMLQRIGTGMFLSALSVVIAALVEIKRLKTAKDYDLVDSPGVTIPMSVWWLVPQYLLQGVSDVFTMVGLQEFFYDQVPTDLRSVGLALYLSIFGVGSFLSSFLISIIEETTGGNGRDSWFSNNLNRAHLDFYYGLLAGLSAVAFALYLYFARFYIYNRARFV; from the exons ATGGATCTCTCAACCAGCTCCCGCACAGCCGACGAAGAAACCCTTCTACTAAACGACACTGTCGACGGCGTCGTTGACCACAAAGGCCATCCTGTTCTGAGATTTACTTCAGGCGGTTGGAGGTCGGCGGGTTTTATCATAG GTGTGGAGGTAGCTGAGAGATTCGCTTACTATGGGATAGAATCCAACCTCATAAGCTATTTGACCGGACCACTGGGACAGTCAACGGCCTCGGCAGCCGCCAATGTCAATGCATGGGCCGGAGTGTCGTCGTTGCTTCCCTTGTTTGGAGCTTTTGTGGCCGATTCTTTTCTTGGCCGCTACCGCACCATTATTGTTGCCAACTTGCTCTATATTAtg GGACTGGGTTTGCTGTCTCTCTCTGCCATACTGCCTACTGCTGGTGCTTCTGGCTGCCAAACCAACAGAACGTTGCCATGTTTGCCTTCTCAAATCCAATTAATCGTATTCTTTTTCTCACTGTATCTAGTTGCAATTGCACAGAGTGGACACAAGCCCTGTGTTCAGGCTTTTGGAGCTGATCAGTTTGATGGACAAGATCCACAGGAGTGCAAAGCCAGAAGTTCATTCTTTAATTGGTGGTATTTTGGTATATGTGGGGGTTCATTAGGCACAGTATTGATTGTAAGCTATGTACAAGAAAACATCAGTTGGGCTTTGGGGTTTGGAATCCCCTGTATTGCAATGGTTCTCGGGCTGTTTGTATTTTTGCTTGGAACTAAAACATATAGGTATACTGTTATGAGGGATGAGAAAAACCCGTTTTTGCGTATTGGTAGGGTGTTAATAGCAGCATTCTCAAACCGGGGAACATCCCCATCACTAGAAGCCACTAAAGAGGGAAACTTGCCTCACCAAAGCCATGAACAATTCAA gtttcTTAACAAAGCCTTGCTGTCACCAGATGGCTTAAACCAAGATGGGAGAGTATTCGGTGTTGTTGATGTTGAAGAAGCAAAGGCTGTGCTTCGACTTGTTCCAATTTGGGGAACGTGCTTGGTGTATGGCATCGTGTTTGCACAGGTGCCTACCTTCTTCACCAAGCAAGGAGCAACAATGCAGAGAACCATATGGCCAGGCTTTGACATACCACCTGCTTCACTTCAATCCGTCGTTTCTCTTGCCATTTTTTTCGTCATCCCCATTTATGACCGTGGCATTGTTCCAGTTGCCAGAGCTTTCACCGGCAGACCATCTGGTATAACAATGCTACAGAGAATAGGTACTGGTATGTTTTTATCTGCTCTCTCCGTGGTCATTGCAGCTCTCGTTGAGATTAAAAGGCTCAAAACTGCTAAAGACTACGATCTAGTTGATTCTCCTGGTGTAACAATTCCAATGAGCGTGTGGTGGTTGGTACCTCAGTACCTCTTACAAGGAGTCTCTGATGTTTTCACCATGGTTGGTCTTCAAGAGTTCTTCTATGATCAGGTGCCAACAGATTTAAGGAGTGTAGGACTTGCCCTTTACCTCAGTATCTTTGGTGTGGGTAGTTTTCTCAGCAGCTTTCTTATCTCCATTATTGAGGAGACAACTGGTGGGAATGGCCGAGATAGCTGGTTTTCAAATAATCTTAACCGCGctcatcttgatttctactatggACTACTTGCGGGACTAAGTGCCGTAGCTTTCGCTCTCTACTTGTATTTTGCAAGATTTTACATTTATAATAGAGCTCGCTTTGTGTAA